A DNA window from Gloeocapsa sp. PCC 73106 contains the following coding sequences:
- the rsmH gene encoding 16S rRNA (cytosine(1402)-N(4))-methyltransferase RsmH → MEFTHIPVLSQELIAGLNVTESGHYLDATVGGGGHTRLILAAFAGVRVTAIDRDAMAIASTKSHLQAYIPHRLEFWQGNFADYQPLEKFDGIIADLGVSSPQLDVAHRGFSFRQEAPLDMRMDASQSLTSAEIINHWDEQSLVRIFFEYGEERLSRRIARRIVSLRPFKTTTELAEAIASSVPPKYRYGRIHPATRVFQALRIAVNQELTSLERFLVQSPPWLTNGGRIAIISFHSLEDRLVKHGFRDSTTLKVITKKPITAQIEELNHNPRARSAKLRIAEKIIDTSGY, encoded by the coding sequence ATGGAATTCACTCACATCCCGGTATTAAGTCAAGAGTTAATTGCCGGCTTGAATGTCACTGAATCTGGACATTATCTAGATGCAACGGTAGGAGGAGGTGGACATACTCGCTTGATTTTGGCAGCTTTTGCGGGAGTAAGAGTGACAGCGATCGATCGAGATGCTATGGCGATCGCCTCGACTAAGTCTCATCTGCAAGCTTACATACCCCATCGTCTTGAATTTTGGCAGGGTAATTTCGCAGATTATCAACCACTAGAAAAATTCGATGGTATTATAGCCGATCTAGGGGTAAGTTCCCCTCAATTAGATGTCGCCCACAGGGGTTTTAGCTTCCGTCAAGAGGCGCCTTTAGATATGCGTATGGATGCTAGTCAATCTCTTACCAGTGCAGAAATTATCAATCATTGGGATGAACAGAGTTTAGTGCGGATTTTCTTTGAATACGGAGAGGAAAGACTCTCCAGACGCATCGCCAGACGCATCGTTTCTTTACGTCCTTTTAAAACTACTACTGAGTTAGCAGAGGCGATCGCTTCTAGCGTACCCCCTAAATATCGTTATGGTAGAATTCACCCCGCTACCCGCGTTTTTCAAGCTTTGCGCATCGCTGTCAATCAAGAGTTAACTTCTTTAGAGCGTTTTCTGGTTCAATCCCCCCCTTGGCTCACCAATGGCGGTCGCATCGCTATTATTAGCTTTCATAGTTTAGAAGATCGTCTCGTTAAGCACGGTTTTCGCGATTCTACTACTCTGAAAGTAATTACCAAAAAGCCGATTACAGCTCAAATAGAAGAGTTAAATCATAACCCTCGCGCTCGTTCGGCTAAATTGAGAATAGCAGAAAAAATAATTGATACATCAGGGT